From the Desulfosarcina sp. BuS5 genome, one window contains:
- a CDS encoding CoA-transferase encodes MERMQKLLHDPIFSVQGSETGSKVMPLKEAVSRYVKQGMMIHTCQTSIRWCHAIFNEIARQFWGKRGDFTLAGISMNFPHAVLVHGGLVKKMITSYFGDPYIVPSPNRVFQKAVKEGTLEIEHWSIYTITLRLQAAALNLPFLPTHSLLGSTMEQDNKKDLVVMDDPLREGEKIALVSALQPDLTIAHGWLADSEGNAVFLAPLGENIKGALGSKKGVILTVEKIVPTEKLRKYSHMVKLPGTYVKSVSEVPFGAHPSGLSRTGLDELDLYSEDYAFIEEVHQAGKNKDSFQAWIDKWVLSCSDHEDYLAKLGHERIQRLTGQSNPESWRVNFSSLEKIIDDEKYTPIEMAMVVMARILAQKVKKDKHKTLLAGAGIANLASWLCFYKLKQEDYPLELMAEIGMYGYVPCPTEPILFNTSNFATCKITTDIPTIMGLFVGGIKANCIGALGAAQIDQHGSINTTKMDQDNVIVGSGGANDVCSVAKDVVAILPQSSDRLIEDVYYITSPGKNVSTVVSTMGIFEKTANDSGFTLTGYFPSNEGNLEKIIEKFQKKSSWSFNIGKNLKEIKPPAHDELKMLRIFDPNRYYLGALNNEY; translated from the coding sequence ATGGAAAGAATGCAAAAACTGCTGCACGATCCGATCTTTTCCGTTCAGGGATCGGAAACAGGCTCAAAAGTTATGCCGCTGAAAGAAGCAGTGAGCAGATATGTAAAGCAGGGCATGATGATACATACCTGCCAGACAAGCATCCGCTGGTGCCATGCAATTTTTAATGAGATTGCAAGACAGTTCTGGGGCAAAAGAGGCGATTTTACCCTGGCCGGTATTTCAATGAACTTCCCCCATGCGGTGCTTGTTCACGGCGGACTGGTCAAAAAAATGATCACCAGTTATTTTGGCGATCCCTACATCGTGCCGAGCCCAAACAGGGTGTTTCAGAAGGCCGTAAAAGAAGGAACCCTTGAGATTGAGCATTGGTCCATCTATACCATAACCCTCCGTCTGCAGGCCGCAGCCCTTAACCTTCCATTCCTTCCCACCCATTCGCTTTTGGGGAGCACAATGGAGCAGGATAATAAAAAGGATCTCGTTGTCATGGATGATCCTTTGCGTGAAGGAGAAAAAATAGCCCTGGTAAGCGCCCTGCAACCCGATCTTACCATAGCTCATGGATGGCTTGCCGATTCTGAAGGGAATGCCGTTTTCCTTGCTCCCCTTGGTGAAAATATAAAGGGAGCGCTCGGCAGCAAAAAAGGTGTAATCCTTACAGTAGAAAAAATCGTGCCCACGGAAAAACTAAGGAAGTATTCACATATGGTAAAACTGCCTGGCACCTATGTGAAAAGCGTCTCGGAAGTTCCTTTTGGGGCGCATCCCAGTGGTTTGTCTCGCACAGGTCTGGATGAACTGGATCTCTATAGTGAAGATTACGCTTTTATCGAAGAGGTCCACCAGGCCGGCAAAAACAAGGATTCATTTCAGGCCTGGATAGATAAATGGGTCCTTTCATGTTCCGATCATGAAGACTATCTGGCTAAACTGGGTCATGAGAGGATTCAGAGGCTGACCGGGCAGTCGAATCCTGAATCCTGGCGCGTTAATTTTTCAAGTCTTGAAAAAATAATAGATGATGAAAAGTATACGCCGATTGAAATGGCAATGGTTGTAATGGCCAGGATACTGGCGCAGAAAGTCAAAAAAGATAAACATAAAACCCTTCTGGCGGGCGCAGGGATTGCCAACCTTGCTTCCTGGCTCTGTTTTTACAAACTGAAGCAGGAAGATTATCCCCTGGAATTGATGGCTGAGATAGGGATGTACGGGTATGTGCCCTGCCCCACCGAACCGATTCTTTTCAATACCAGCAATTTCGCAACCTGCAAGATAACAACCGATATCCCGACCATTATGGGCCTGTTTGTGGGCGGCATAAAAGCGAACTGCATAGGCGCGCTCGGCGCGGCACAGATAGATCAACACGGCAGCATAAATACCACAAAAATGGATCAGGATAATGTTATTGTAGGCTCCGGTGGGGCCAATGATGTGTGCAGTGTTGCTAAAGATGTTGTAGCAATTCTGCCCCAGTCATCGGACAGGCTCATAGAGGATGTATATTACATCACTTCTCCAGGAAAAAATGTCAGTACAGTGGTATCAACCATGGGAATTTTTGAAAAAACAGCTAATGATTCGGGCTTCACCTTAACCGGGTATTTTCCCTCAAACGAAGGAAACCTGGAAAAAATCATAGAAAAATTCCAGAAAAAATCAAGCTGGTCCTTTAATATTGGGAAAAACTTAAAAGAGATAAAACCTCCTGCGCATGATGAGTTGAAAATGCTCAGGATATTCGATCCAAACCGCTACTACCTTGGAGCATTGAATAATGAATATTAG
- a CDS encoding acylphosphatase, translating to MNIRVHVIITGKVQGVCFRITTKQEAEKHGVTGWVRNRIDGSVEAVFEGEKERVNSVLEWCRNGPSMARVNKVATRSEDHKNEFHNFQVLP from the coding sequence ATGAATATTAGAGTTCATGTAATAATTACCGGAAAAGTCCAGGGCGTCTGTTTCAGGATAACGACAAAACAAGAGGCTGAAAAACATGGCGTCACAGGCTGGGTCAGGAACAGAATTGACGGCTCTGTAGAAGCCGTTTTTGAGGGTGAAAAAGAAAGAGTGAATTCAGTGCTGGAATGGTGCCGGAACGGCCCGTCAATGGCAAGGGTCAACAAGGTTGCAACAAGATCGGAAGATCATAAGAATGAGTTTCACAACTTTCAGGTTTTACCGTAA
- a CDS encoding HU family DNA-binding protein, which yields MKKVELIEKMAQDAGISKVVASDALNSFLANVTKALQEDDGRVTLVGFGTFSKVRREARTGRNPQTGEPINIEACNVVKFKPGKKLKDAV from the coding sequence ATGAAGAAAGTGGAATTAATAGAGAAAATGGCACAGGATGCAGGGATATCCAAAGTGGTTGCCTCAGATGCCCTTAACTCGTTTTTAGCTAATGTCACAAAAGCCCTCCAGGAAGATGATGGAAGGGTAACCCTGGTGGGATTCGGCACATTCTCAAAAGTACGCCGAGAGGCCAGGACAGGGCGTAACCCTCAAACGGGCGAGCCGATTAATATAGAAGCGTGCAATGTTGTTAAGTTCAAACCGGGTAAAAAACTCAAAGATGCCGTTTAA
- the ftsY gene encoding signal recognition particle-docking protein FtsY yields the protein MAFNWFKKKKKQPREEVETGEVVAGQEDNSENEEVDSAITEIEDTEIEEQPDEETVDGVEDFEEKQNIQEVEEIEELQESGKTRNRAGFFGRLKKGLAKTREIFTTDIDDLFTGKRKLDDDMLEELEELLITSDIGVQASMDILENISQKSFKISGADQLKEILNEEILALFESKEDTANIVQGKPHVVMVIGVNGVGKTTTIGKLASKSAGSGKKVLIAAADTFRAAAIEQLEIWANRAGADIIKHKDNSDPAAVAYDSIEAALARDADIVFVDTAGRLHTKVNLMEELKKIKRALAKKIPEAPHEILLVLDATTGQNALSQAEMFNDALGITGVVITKLDGTAKGGVVISICSTLDIPLLYIGVGETIDDLDVFKPKDYVNALF from the coding sequence ATGGCTTTTAATTGGTTTAAAAAGAAGAAAAAGCAACCCCGGGAAGAAGTTGAAACTGGGGAGGTAGTTGCAGGGCAGGAGGATAATTCTGAGAATGAAGAAGTTGATTCAGCAATTACTGAAATAGAAGATACTGAAATAGAAGAGCAGCCTGATGAAGAAACAGTTGATGGTGTTGAAGACTTCGAAGAAAAACAAAATATTCAAGAGGTTGAGGAGATTGAGGAGCTTCAGGAATCTGGGAAAACGCGGAATAGAGCCGGTTTTTTCGGGAGGTTAAAAAAGGGCCTTGCCAAAACCAGGGAGATTTTTACAACAGACATAGACGATCTTTTTACAGGTAAAAGAAAACTTGACGACGATATGCTTGAAGAACTTGAAGAACTTTTGATCACTTCAGATATCGGAGTACAGGCTTCCATGGATATTTTGGAGAATATCTCACAGAAATCTTTTAAAATATCCGGCGCTGATCAGTTGAAAGAGATCTTAAATGAAGAAATCCTGGCTTTGTTTGAATCGAAGGAAGATACGGCGAATATTGTTCAAGGCAAACCCCATGTTGTAATGGTTATAGGTGTAAATGGAGTAGGTAAAACAACTACCATCGGAAAGCTTGCCTCTAAATCCGCCGGCTCCGGAAAGAAAGTGCTGATAGCTGCGGCGGACACTTTCAGGGCCGCGGCTATAGAGCAACTTGAGATTTGGGCCAACAGGGCCGGTGCGGATATCATTAAGCATAAGGATAATTCGGATCCGGCTGCTGTGGCATATGACAGTATTGAAGCAGCTCTGGCAAGAGATGCCGATATTGTCTTTGTGGATACTGCCGGAAGGCTGCACACCAAAGTTAACCTTATGGAAGAGCTTAAAAAAATTAAACGCGCTCTTGCAAAAAAAATTCCGGAAGCTCCCCATGAGATTCTTCTTGTGCTCGATGCCACAACAGGTCAAAATGCATTGTCACAAGCCGAGATGTTCAATGACGCGCTTGGAATAACCGGAGTTGTTATAACAAAACTTGACGGCACTGCCAAGGGTGGTGTTGTTATAAGTATTTGCAGCACGCTTGATATTCCATTGCTGTATATAGGAGTCGGAGAGACGATAGATGACCTTGACGTTTTTAAGCCAAAAGATTATGTAAATGCTTTGTTTTAA
- a CDS encoding AAA family ATPase: MKLKRLDITGFKSFCEKASIEFPPGISAIVGPNGCGKSNIVDAIRWVMGEQSVKQLRGKSMEDVIFAGAGGIPPVNMAEVSLTLVNDNGSAPEELPEEFKDFAEIMITRRVFRSGEMAYLLNKRPCRLKDIYNLFLGSGMGAKSYAVIQQGNIGAITEAEPGERRVFIEEAAGITRYKKNKTEAMHKVEATNQTLLRIEDIILEIKRHMAALKRQAGKAELYQTYRGRIKRIDILLALDLYNDLSVKIADTRNLLKSLKDDDIQHTSKSKRLDAAVEELKLLCLEKKQDISKQQSEQIETQRKTDRLENDLEHLRSEVSRLKNEIMEQESAHGGLDEKYSEITAEIEQIKSEEDLFLDKIEKICISLGTEKKAAETVKNRLAELNRKMEAEKNGLIDAVALEAGYRNIYQNAAGKKEKIQRRLKQADEEEYGANRRIEEMARIKQKAEELLNRLIKEADELDKSITQIEKEHEEKRQILGRRIKLVQSMELERSRLLSELTTIKKMDDNYSWYQDGVKAIMKAKKINLQGKHQKQKKADELNADLQGLSDRIICLVADVIEAEPSFVAAVESVLGESLQYILVKEKQTCVNLVDYLQKSSLGRNGFIPFESIQAEGDTSAIKPYKDKLLLNHVSIKPGFEKIVEILLGKVIVVDNLEEAEAFAINCKGLYTLVTGDGIIVTANGIIIGGNKEVQAGILAKKQEMRDLQNRLSELDKDIEAAGSYREKLEHDIRSVEIEMQEIIQQKNEAEKKYTGFLRI; the protein is encoded by the coding sequence ATGAAACTTAAAAGATTGGACATAACCGGTTTTAAGTCTTTTTGTGAAAAGGCGAGCATAGAATTCCCTCCTGGTATTTCTGCAATTGTTGGTCCTAATGGATGCGGAAAAAGCAATATCGTAGATGCCATACGTTGGGTTATGGGAGAACAGAGCGTTAAGCAGCTCCGCGGAAAATCGATGGAGGATGTAATCTTTGCCGGTGCCGGCGGAATCCCACCTGTCAATATGGCGGAGGTCTCCTTAACCTTGGTGAATGATAATGGATCAGCTCCGGAAGAATTGCCGGAAGAATTTAAGGACTTCGCCGAAATAATGATAACCAGGCGTGTTTTTAGATCCGGTGAAATGGCCTATTTACTGAATAAACGGCCCTGCAGGTTAAAAGATATATACAATTTATTTCTTGGAAGCGGCATGGGCGCCAAATCGTATGCTGTAATACAGCAGGGGAATATCGGAGCAATCACAGAGGCGGAACCGGGCGAAAGGAGGGTTTTTATAGAGGAGGCCGCCGGGATTACAAGGTATAAAAAGAACAAGACCGAGGCCATGCACAAGGTGGAGGCGACCAATCAGACCCTGCTGCGCATAGAGGATATTATTCTGGAAATAAAACGGCACATGGCGGCACTTAAACGCCAGGCCGGAAAAGCCGAACTTTACCAAACTTACCGGGGCCGTATAAAAAGAATCGATATTTTACTTGCCCTTGATTTATATAACGATCTTTCAGTCAAAATAGCAGATACGAGAAACTTGTTAAAGAGTCTCAAGGATGATGATATCCAGCATACATCAAAATCAAAGAGGTTAGATGCTGCAGTTGAAGAATTAAAGCTGCTATGTCTGGAAAAAAAACAGGATATCTCTAAACAGCAATCCGAACAAATTGAGACTCAGCGTAAAACAGACCGGCTTGAAAATGATCTGGAACATCTCCGCAGCGAGGTATCAAGACTGAAAAATGAAATTATGGAACAGGAATCTGCCCATGGCGGACTGGATGAAAAGTACTCTGAAATAACAGCAGAGATTGAGCAGATAAAATCTGAAGAGGATCTTTTCCTTGATAAGATAGAAAAGATTTGTATCTCCCTTGGCACAGAAAAAAAAGCAGCGGAAACTGTAAAGAACAGGCTGGCTGAATTAAATAGAAAGATGGAGGCGGAAAAAAATGGTCTGATTGATGCGGTTGCCCTGGAAGCCGGATACAGAAATATTTACCAGAATGCCGCCGGCAAAAAGGAAAAGATTCAAAGACGACTTAAACAGGCTGATGAAGAGGAATATGGCGCAAACAGACGGATTGAGGAAATGGCGCGGATTAAACAAAAAGCAGAAGAACTTCTGAATCGGTTGATTAAGGAGGCTGATGAACTTGATAAGAGCATCACACAGATCGAAAAAGAACATGAAGAGAAAAGGCAAATTTTGGGCCGCCGGATAAAACTTGTACAATCCATGGAGCTGGAGAGAAGCAGGCTTCTGTCGGAACTGACTACTATTAAAAAGATGGATGATAATTATTCGTGGTATCAAGACGGTGTTAAAGCCATAATGAAGGCAAAAAAAATAAATTTGCAGGGTAAGCATCAGAAACAAAAAAAAGCTGATGAGTTGAATGCGGATTTGCAAGGATTATCGGACAGGATTATTTGCCTGGTAGCCGATGTAATTGAAGCTGAACCTTCTTTTGTGGCTGCCGTTGAAAGTGTTCTGGGCGAGTCCTTGCAGTATATACTTGTTAAGGAGAAACAAACATGCGTCAATCTTGTCGATTATCTTCAGAAAAGCAGCCTGGGCCGCAATGGATTCATTCCTTTTGAATCCATACAGGCAGAAGGAGATACTTCCGCCATCAAACCTTATAAGGATAAGTTACTCTTAAACCATGTCAGTATAAAGCCAGGTTTTGAAAAAATTGTGGAAATCCTTTTGGGCAAAGTTATTGTTGTTGATAATCTTGAAGAGGCGGAAGCCTTTGCTATTAATTGCAAAGGTTTGTATACACTTGTGACCGGAGACGGAATAATTGTCACTGCTAATGGCATAATAATAGGAGGAAACAAAGAGGTCCAGGCCGGAATACTGGCCAAAAAGCAGGAGATGAGAGACTTGCAAAACAGGTTAAGTGAATTAGATAAGGATATTGAAGCTGCAGGTTCATACAGGGAAAAGCTTGAACATGATATCCGAAGCGTGGAAATAGAGATGCAGGAAATTATACAGCAGAAAAATGAAGCTGAAAAAAAATATACAGGGTTTCTGAGGATTTGA
- a CDS encoding integron integrase: protein MDQVREVLRYYHYAYRTEQSYSSWILQYIKFYGGKTDPKDMGKNEVDRFLSHLAEKKNVAAATQKQALNALIFLYKKVLDVDLGGGIAPTRSKRRMNLPTVLTQKEVSRLLGKMKGKHALMAKLLYGGGLRLLECVRLRVKDVDFGQGRIFIRNPKGGKDRTVILPDSIQHELQEQIDYAIALHKEDILEGFGEVYLPGALSRKYPNLSKETGWEYVFPAKKLSKDPRSGKIMRHHVLESGLQKAIKQGLNRAKIDKKAGCHTFRHSFATHLLENGTNIRVVQKLMGHADVKTTEIYTHVMKKDIDSVKSPLDLL, encoded by the coding sequence ATGGATCAAGTCCGTGAAGTTTTACGATATTATCACTATGCATACAGGACTGAACAGTCTTACTCATCCTGGATATTGCAGTATATAAAATTTTATGGTGGTAAAACAGATCCGAAAGATATGGGCAAAAACGAAGTTGATCGGTTCTTGAGCCACCTTGCAGAAAAGAAGAATGTTGCTGCAGCAACCCAAAAACAGGCATTGAACGCATTGATATTTTTGTACAAAAAGGTTCTTGATGTTGATTTGGGAGGTGGTATAGCCCCAACGCGGTCAAAACGAAGAATGAATCTGCCGACTGTATTGACACAAAAAGAGGTTTCCAGGCTCCTTGGCAAGATGAAGGGAAAGCACGCTCTGATGGCAAAATTGTTATACGGCGGCGGTCTCAGGCTTCTGGAGTGTGTTCGTTTGCGGGTCAAGGATGTGGATTTTGGCCAGGGCAGAATTTTTATACGTAACCCAAAAGGCGGCAAAGACCGCACAGTAATTTTGCCTGACTCCATACAGCATGAATTACAAGAGCAAATTGATTATGCTATTGCATTACACAAGGAGGACATCCTGGAAGGTTTCGGTGAAGTTTATCTCCCTGGGGCGCTTTCCCGTAAATACCCGAATCTATCCAAAGAGACCGGATGGGAGTATGTTTTTCCTGCCAAAAAATTGTCGAAGGACCCCAGATCCGGAAAAATAATGCGTCATCATGTTCTGGAATCGGGCCTGCAAAAGGCGATCAAACAGGGTTTAAACCGGGCCAAAATTGACAAGAAGGCCGGCTGTCATACTTTTCGTCACAGCTTTGCCACTCATCTACTTGAAAACGGCACTAATATCCGGGTGGTTCAAAAACTTATGGGTCATGCTGATGTAAAAACCACCGAAATTTATACCCATGTCATGAAAAAAGATATCGATTCCGTTAAAAGCCCACTGGATTTGTTGTAA
- a CDS encoding inorganic phosphate transporter has product MSIELFFVALLFLLLFAVLDLVVGVSNDAVNFLNSSIGSRVAPFFVIMATASLGILVGVTFSSGMMEVARKGIFHPQFFTMPELIIVFMAVMLTDILLLDLFNAYGLPTSTTVSIVFELLGAAVAVSAIKIMNATDTVMGMGDYINTGKAMMIVFGILLSIVVAFFSGAIVQFISRLIFTFDYQKRLKRYGAIWGGVAMSSITFFILVKGSKGSSFMTPEAVDWVSNNSLLLMFLIFLVSAVVFQILISFFRINILKPIVLVGTFALAMAFAANDLVNFIGVPLAAFSAYKSAVASGDPLNITMTALSKQVQSQTILLLTAGAIMVLTLCLSRKARTVTETEISLGQQEEGTERFESIWLSRSIVSMVHSLFVSCGKCVPRALRAFVFRRIDPDGHKPAVLQDSQPSFDLIRASVNLMVASAVVSFATSMKLPLSTTYVTFMVAMGSSFSDQAWGRESAVYRVTGVLTVIGGWFMTAFIAFVTAFVFANTIHYLKLPGIALIIFVAVAVIWQNHRTHKNREKEKNELNIFNLEKIRDPHMSIANTFEHLSYLLKGIRESLDVSFEALFNRDTDTLNKQRKKVKQIQIEANIVMANVFKVMRLIQKRDYNISHKYAQTIRRMQKLSDGHRDILLRSYIHTSNKHKGLLNLQIEELKQIKTCIMDVLQQVENIFKERKIIDYQHIIDQYQYMRNLADQFNMVQTERIRDDTSKTRLSILYYAIVGNCLMMTKQNIKLLEIFNESFEFDEELSKSYADVDSQ; this is encoded by the coding sequence ATGAGTATTGAGTTGTTTTTTGTGGCCCTCTTATTCCTGCTGCTTTTTGCCGTGCTGGATCTGGTTGTGGGCGTAAGCAACGATGCGGTGAATTTCCTTAATTCCTCAATCGGCTCCAGGGTGGCCCCCTTTTTCGTTATCATGGCCACAGCAAGCCTGGGCATACTTGTTGGTGTGACTTTTTCAAGCGGAATGATGGAGGTGGCAAGAAAGGGTATATTTCACCCCCAGTTCTTCACCATGCCAGAGCTAATAATTGTCTTCATGGCGGTCATGCTCACCGATATTCTCCTGCTGGATCTCTTCAATGCCTATGGATTGCCCACCTCCACAACCGTATCAATAGTCTTCGAGCTTCTTGGAGCGGCAGTGGCCGTGTCTGCCATAAAAATCATGAATGCAACCGACACCGTTATGGGCATGGGGGACTATATCAATACGGGAAAGGCAATGATGATTGTTTTCGGCATTCTCCTTTCGATTGTCGTGGCCTTTTTCTCCGGTGCCATTGTTCAATTCATATCCCGCCTGATTTTCACCTTTGACTATCAAAAAAGACTCAAGCGTTACGGAGCGATCTGGGGCGGCGTTGCCATGTCGTCCATCACGTTCTTCATCCTGGTTAAAGGCTCCAAAGGGTCATCCTTCATGACCCCGGAGGCGGTCGACTGGGTCAGCAATAACAGCCTGTTGCTGATGTTTTTGATTTTCCTGGTCTCGGCCGTTGTTTTTCAGATCCTGATTTCTTTTTTTCGAATAAACATACTGAAACCCATAGTGCTGGTAGGCACATTTGCGCTGGCCATGGCATTCGCGGCAAACGACCTAGTCAATTTCATTGGCGTTCCCCTGGCAGCCTTTAGTGCATACAAGAGCGCCGTAGCCTCGGGCGATCCCTTGAACATCACCATGACCGCCCTCAGCAAGCAGGTCCAGTCCCAGACAATTCTGCTGCTCACTGCCGGCGCCATCATGGTTTTGACCCTCTGCCTATCCAGAAAGGCCCGAACAGTAACCGAGACCGAGATAAGCCTGGGCCAGCAGGAGGAGGGCACGGAGAGATTTGAATCCATATGGCTTTCCAGAAGCATTGTAAGCATGGTGCATTCCCTGTTCGTCTCCTGTGGTAAATGTGTCCCCCGCGCTTTAAGGGCCTTTGTTTTCAGGCGCATAGACCCCGATGGTCACAAACCGGCCGTTTTGCAGGACAGTCAGCCTTCTTTTGATCTGATCAGGGCGTCGGTCAACCTCATGGTTGCAAGTGCGGTGGTTTCCTTTGCAACCTCCATGAAACTCCCCCTTTCGACCACGTATGTGACCTTCATGGTGGCCATGGGATCATCATTCTCTGATCAGGCATGGGGCAGGGAGAGCGCGGTTTACCGTGTAACAGGGGTCCTGACGGTGATCGGCGGATGGTTCATGACGGCCTTTATAGCCTTTGTAACCGCCTTTGTCTTTGCAAATACCATTCATTATCTCAAGCTGCCTGGCATCGCACTTATAATATTCGTAGCAGTAGCTGTGATCTGGCAGAATCATCGAACTCACAAGAATCGTGAGAAAGAAAAAAATGAGCTGAATATATTCAATCTCGAAAAAATCCGTGATCCGCACATGTCGATCGCAAACACGTTCGAGCACCTGTCATACCTGCTCAAAGGGATCAGGGAATCCCTTGACGTCTCATTTGAAGCGCTGTTCAACCGGGATACGGACACATTGAACAAACAGAGAAAAAAGGTGAAACAGATTCAGATAGAGGCCAATATTGTTATGGCCAATGTATTCAAGGTCATGCGCCTGATTCAAAAAAGGGACTACAATATATCCCACAAGTACGCACAGACCATCAGAAGGATGCAGAAGCTGTCCGACGGCCACAGGGACATTCTCCTGCGCTCCTATATCCACACCAGCAATAAGCATAAAGGGCTCCTGAACCTCCAGATAGAGGAGCTCAAACAGATAAAAACCTGCATAATGGATGTCCTTCAACAAGTGGAAAACATCTTCAAGGAGCGGAAGATTATAGATTATCAGCACATAATCGACCAGTACCAATACATGAGGAACCTGGCGGATCAATTCAACATGGTTCAAACCGAAAGGATAAGAGACGACACATCCAAGACACGCCTCAGCATCCTTTATTATGCCATTGTGGGAAACTGCCTCATGATGACCAAGCAGAACATAAAGCTTCTCGAGATCTTCAATGAATCGTTCGAATTCGACGAAGAGCTTTCCAAATCATATGCCGATGTTGATTCCCAATAG
- a CDS encoding TIGR02757 family protein: MKCTKKTKLDSIYNQYNRRSFVHPDPLEFLYSYQDIRDREIAGLIASALAYGRVAQILKSVSSVLGTMNESPYLFLQNSDKKFLLQRFKQFKHRFADGKNLAALLYGAKNVIARYGSLNECFAAGVSHDHENIFFAMIVFVDELTSSGNNPGHLIARPKKGSACKRMNLFLRWMVRRDRVDPGGWKKIDKSKLINPVDTHMHKIGMMLGFTSRKQANMKTAMEITEGFRKISPEDPVKYDFALTRFGIRGDMDINSLSSGWAL; this comes from the coding sequence ATGAAGTGTACAAAAAAAACAAAACTTGACAGTATATACAACCAATACAACAGGCGCAGTTTTGTTCATCCTGATCCTCTTGAATTCCTTTATTCTTATCAGGATATCAGGGACAGGGAAATCGCAGGCCTTATAGCATCTGCCCTTGCATATGGAAGAGTCGCTCAGATTTTAAAAAGTGTTTCTTCCGTGCTGGGTACAATGAATGAATCACCTTATCTTTTTTTACAAAATTCTGATAAAAAATTTCTTTTACAAAGATTTAAACAATTCAAACACAGGTTTGCTGACGGCAAAAATCTTGCGGCACTTCTTTATGGTGCAAAAAATGTTATCGCCCGGTATGGTTCCCTGAATGAATGTTTTGCGGCAGGAGTGTCACATGACCATGAAAACATTTTTTTTGCAATGATTGTTTTTGTGGACGAACTTACTTCATCGGGCAATAATCCTGGTCATCTTATCGCCCGCCCGAAAAAAGGGAGTGCCTGCAAACGTATGAACCTTTTTCTTAGATGGATGGTGCGAAGGGACAGAGTTGATCCAGGAGGATGGAAAAAAATTGACAAATCAAAACTGATTAATCCAGTAGATACCCATATGCATAAAATCGGGATGATGTTGGGCTTTACGTCACGGAAACAGGCAAATATGAAAACAGCCATGGAAATCACCGAAGGTTTTAGAAAAATTTCCCCGGAAGATCCTGTAAAATATGATTTCGCACTTACAAGATTCGGAATCAGAGGCGATATGGATATTAATAGTTTATCCTCTGGTTGGGCTCTGTAA
- a CDS encoding DUF1214 domain-containing protein: MLLPGSRRKKRSGAEAASLGGPLVMRTLDGGKAYKLTVPANVPAHDFWSVEVYDRTL; this comes from the coding sequence ATGCTCCTACCTGGAAGCCGACGCAAAAAGCGCAGCGGCGCTGAAGCGGCAAGTTTGGGTGGGCCGCTGGTGATGCGTACGTTAGATGGCGGGAAAGCCTACAAACTCACCGTTCCAGCGAACGTGCCCGCACACGACTTCTGGTCCGTGGAAGTCTACGACAGGACATTATGA